A genomic region of Lachnoclostridium edouardi contains the following coding sequences:
- a CDS encoding 16S rRNA (uracil(1498)-N(3))-methyltransferase, with product MFHFFVKQDQIEEERICITGADVNHMKNVLRMKQGEEILISDGEGKDYYCKVHKLEKDQVIASIISKGSSETELPAKLVLFQGLPKGDKMEFIIQKAVELGVWEIVPVSTKYTVVKLDGKKEENRLKRWNAIAESAAKQSKRGLIPKVREIMTLDQALSYSQTFDMAIIPYEEARGMETAKQAVSAVKPGMKAGIFIGPEGGFAKEEIKAAVDHGAMPVSLGKRILRTETAGLAVLSVLMFALEE from the coding sequence GTGTTTCATTTTTTTGTGAAACAAGATCAAATAGAGGAAGAAAGAATCTGCATCACCGGCGCTGACGTAAATCACATGAAAAATGTGCTTCGCATGAAACAAGGGGAGGAAATTTTAATCAGCGACGGAGAGGGAAAGGATTATTATTGTAAAGTTCATAAGCTGGAAAAAGACCAGGTGATTGCTTCCATAATCTCTAAAGGAAGCTCAGAGACAGAGCTGCCTGCAAAGCTGGTGCTGTTTCAGGGGCTGCCTAAGGGAGATAAAATGGAGTTTATTATACAGAAGGCAGTAGAGCTGGGAGTATGGGAAATTGTGCCGGTTTCCACAAAATATACAGTAGTAAAACTGGACGGAAAGAAGGAAGAAAACCGTTTAAAAAGGTGGAATGCTATTGCAGAAAGCGCGGCCAAGCAGTCTAAAAGAGGGCTGATTCCAAAGGTGAGGGAAATAATGACCTTAGATCAGGCTTTATCCTACAGCCAGACATTTGATATGGCCATAATTCCTTATGAGGAAGCAAGGGGAATGGAGACGGCCAAACAGGCAGTGAGCGCTGTAAAGCCTGGAATGAAGGCGGGGATTTTTATTGGCCCTGAGGGAGGCTTTGCAAAAGAGGAAATTAAAGCCGCAGTGGACCATGGGGCAATGCCGGTGTCCTTAGGAAAAAGAATTCTCAGAACGGAAACCGCAGGGCTGGCCGTACTGTCCGTGCTTATGTTTGCATTGGAAGAATAA
- the prmA gene encoding 50S ribosomal protein L11 methyltransferase yields the protein MKWKKFTLSTTTEAVDLISSMLDEIGIEGIEIQDNVPLTEAETKGMFIDILPELPPDNGEAKVSFYLEDLTDLDRILKEIEEGLDELSLFVNVGDRTITASETEDKDWINNWKQYFKPFTVDDILIRPTWEETPEEHKDKFLILIDPGTAFGTGQHETTQLCIRQLKKYIKPGCKVLDVGTGSGILGITALKLGAGEVFGTDLDENAITAVLENLDSNGLDPGQFFVMKGNIIDDKQVQDKAGYECYDIAVANILADVIIMLQKEIPVHIKKGGIFITSGIINMKEEAVKEAFQANEAFEIIEITRQGDWVSVTAKKL from the coding sequence ATGAAATGGAAAAAGTTTACTTTAAGCACCACAACTGAAGCTGTAGATCTGATCAGCAGTATGCTGGATGAAATTGGCATTGAGGGCATTGAAATCCAGGATAATGTGCCTTTAACAGAGGCTGAGACAAAGGGAATGTTTATTGACATTCTGCCGGAGCTTCCGCCGGATAACGGGGAGGCGAAAGTCAGTTTCTATTTGGAGGACTTAACAGATTTAGACAGAATTTTAAAAGAGATTGAAGAAGGACTGGACGAGCTGTCTTTATTTGTAAATGTAGGAGACAGAACAATTACTGCTTCAGAGACAGAGGACAAGGACTGGATCAACAACTGGAAGCAGTATTTTAAGCCGTTTACAGTGGACGATATTTTGATTCGCCCTACATGGGAGGAGACGCCAGAGGAGCATAAGGACAAGTTTTTAATTTTAATTGATCCTGGCACAGCCTTTGGAACAGGGCAGCATGAGACTACTCAGCTGTGTATCAGACAGCTGAAAAAATATATAAAGCCAGGCTGTAAGGTGCTGGATGTAGGCACGGGAAGCGGAATCCTGGGAATTACAGCATTAAAGCTGGGGGCAGGAGAGGTTTTCGGCACAGATTTAGACGAAAACGCCATCACAGCAGTGCTGGAAAACTTAGATTCTAACGGGCTGGACCCGGGACAGTTTTTTGTGATGAAGGGCAATATTATTGACGATAAGCAGGTGCAGGATAAGGCAGGCTATGAATGTTATGATATTGCAGTGGCAAATATTCTGGCGGATGTTATTATTATGCTTCAGAAGGAAATCCCTGTGCACATTAAAAAAGGCGGAATCTTTATTACCTCAGGCATTATTAACATGAAGGAAGAGGCGGTAAAGGAAGCGTTTCAGGCCAATGAAGCATTTGAAATAATAGAAATCACAAGGCAGGGAGACTGGGTGTCTGTTACAGCCAAAAAGCTGTAG
- a CDS encoding sulfite exporter TauE/SafE family protein encodes MEQYLIVCPLVFLAGLVDAIAGGGGLISLPAYFLAGVPTYTALATNKLGSTMGTVVSTVRLAKNGYVNFKIAGFAAVASVIGAVAGANLTLMADETIVRHMMIAVLPVVAFYVLRNKDLGDCEKTNTKTEGQMAVLSFFIALAMGIYDGFYGPGTGTFLILLLCGVAKMDIKRAAGVTKVLNLSSNVAALITFFVNRRVDCRLGLAAGIFCIAGHYIGSGMVVSNGKKVIRPVILVVLAILFVKLLEENI; translated from the coding sequence ATGGAACAATATTTGATTGTATGTCCTCTTGTATTTCTGGCAGGTCTTGTAGATGCAATTGCAGGAGGGGGAGGATTAATTTCCCTTCCTGCTTATTTTCTGGCGGGAGTGCCTACATATACAGCCTTAGCCACTAATAAGTTAGGCTCCACTATGGGGACTGTGGTATCTACTGTCCGCTTAGCTAAAAATGGTTATGTAAATTTTAAAATAGCAGGATTTGCAGCTGTTGCCTCTGTCATTGGGGCTGTTGCGGGAGCCAATTTAACTTTAATGGCGGACGAGACGATTGTAAGGCATATGATGATTGCCGTTCTGCCTGTAGTTGCATTTTATGTTCTCAGGAACAAGGATTTAGGGGACTGTGAAAAGACTAACACAAAAACAGAAGGGCAGATGGCTGTCCTGTCTTTTTTCATTGCTTTGGCAATGGGGATTTATGACGGATTTTATGGTCCCGGCACAGGAACATTTTTGATTCTGCTTCTTTGCGGAGTGGCTAAAATGGACATTAAAAGAGCTGCAGGTGTGACAAAGGTACTGAATTTGTCCTCTAATGTGGCGGCTTTAATTACATTTTTTGTTAACAGAAGAGTAGATTGCCGGCTGGGCCTGGCGGCGGGGATTTTCTGCATTGCAGGTCATTATATAGGCTCCGGCATGGTGGTAAGCAACGGCAAAAAGGTCATTCGGCCTGTGATCCTGGTGGTCCTGGCTATTTTGTTTGTGAAATTATTGGAGGAAAACATATGA